Genomic window (Drosophila sulfurigaster albostrigata strain 15112-1811.04 chromosome 2R, ASM2355843v2, whole genome shotgun sequence):
CTTTAGTCCGAACAATATAGAATGCCAACTAATGACCCCTCAGTACTTAACTATGGCAATGacgttaaatatttatattcttatctTACATATTTCGTGTTTATCtgtcaatttcaataattctCCAACTAGCAGGTAGacaattcaaatacaattcgAGATGATGAACAAATAAGCCGCAGACCACAGAAATTACTAAACAGCTCTCCCACGAGTGGTTTCCTGCCCTTGATGCTATATGAGGTTAATATAACTATactgtgtatatataattacGTGAAATAGAAAACATTCCATTCTATTTTCAAAGATCTAATATCAGGTCGTCTAAAATGCCGTAATATCGGAAGATACATATAGTATGTCTCTTCacaatacatttatttatacttatcTCATAGTATAAATCATATCAGCTTAGAAACTTATGATGCAGACGCTTTCCTATGGTTGGTTTGCGGTAgtctttaaataaatcataaatcgGCTAAAATTAACCATTTGCTTTATTGATTTGAGTCGAAATTAGAAAACAATCTTTATCTGCTCGAAATCGGAGACTCACTTCACTACACTTTTTTATGATACAATAATCCAATCcattttaatcaaatcaaatataaacaaattgaataaagatAGTCCCAATATTGTGGAACGACTGAAGGCAAACTTATGGACACGCGTCTgttctgcaaaaaaaaaaaagcaaatgttaTTATAGCTGCAAACGCATAATGAGTATTAAATATGGCAAAGTTTTTTACGAGTTTGTTATGAGTATTCATATcaattgattgtttttttttttttttatacaggAACACTAGGGAAATAGGTTTACTCGTGAAAGATTTGTACTATCAGGTTTGTAGCTGATGACATTCGGACACGCCTCTTCGTAATACCCATACTTTCAGCTATTATCGGCACGCTTTATAAACGAAGCAGTGTGGAACAGGTTCGTATAATACTCGGAAATTTAGCGCAAGTGTTTAGTGTTTGTTGAGCAATTGAAGAGAACGGTAAATTGATCGTTTGAGTTGCTAACTTATTTAATCTAAACTAAGtaagaataataattcatGAGTTTACGCTGTGACCTTCTAAAATGTATGTTTCCTTTAGAAAATGGCTCCCAACAATAATAGTGATTCAAATGTGTCCGAGAATCCCAACGAATACCTCGTTATTCCCAAATGGATAAATGAGGAGTACTTCCGTCCCATTCTCGAGAAAGAAGTTGATGACTTTGTGAGCATAAAAAAGTTTACAGTCATCGCAGCAACACCACCAGGTGAAAACTTCACATCGGTAATGGTGCGTGTGATCGTGGATATAGAAACCAAAGGTAAGTTGAGAAATTCAACCTGCTGGaactaaaattcaattgaatccTGTTTCGCTTAGATGGCAGTGAAAAGAACCTTCGCTATATTCTGAAAACCACACTGGAATCAGATAAGGGAGGAGATTTGGTTGCTGGCATGAATTTTTTTcccaaagaaaaagaaatgtatCAGGTTCAGATTCCCAACTACATTAAACTCTATAAGGAGGCGGGAGTGGACATTGAACTGGCCCCCAAATGCGTGCATATTGATGAAACTCCAGAGGGCATAACCCTCGTCATGGAGGATCTGAAACAGCAGAATTTCGAAAATATTGATCGCCTGCAGGGATTCGATATGGAGCACATGACTAGAGTACTCCGTAAAGTTGCAGAGCTCCATGCTGCATCTGTAGTTAACCATGAACGGAATGGACAATATGCCGATATGTTCTATCAGTCTTTGTTCAATGAGACAAATCGCCCAATGTTCGAAGGAATGTCAGCTATGCGAATGGTTCAATATGTTGAAGCAATGCGCCAATGGAACTTGCCTGATGTGGAGGAATATATTAAGTTGATTCCCACTCCAAGAGAGTTCTTCGATAGCGGAATCAACCTAAACCAAGTTGATGAAAGTGAATTCAATGTCCTTAATCATGGTGATCTGTGGTGCAACAACATAATGTTCTCCGGAGATCGCACTCTATTTGTGGacttgcaaattgcaaaatgggGAAGTCCAGCTCAAGATCTTTGGTATTTGATTACGTCATCTGCCTCGTTGGACATCAAGGTTAAGGAATTTGATCATTTTATCGAAATCTATCACACTCGCTTGGTCGAATGccttaaattgttaaaatactCAAAGCCCATTCCAACCTTGAGGGAATTGCACATCATGATGATCAAACATGGCAATTGGGGTAAGTTAATCGTACGTCAACCTCAATaagtttgaataaaacaatctttattcttttttttagctaTGTCAACAGCGAACGGAGTCTTGGTGATTGTGGTCTTGCCATCTGATAAAGACGCCAGTATTAATACAATGATGATGCCAGGACCTGAAGGAGATGCTTTCCGCTATAAGATATTTACGAATCCTCGTTATGAAAAGGCCATGGTCCAACTCTATCCGTTCCTTAAGAATAAGGGCCTTCTATAGAGAGGGAGAAACGGTTTATATTCCTCAATTCTTCAAACAAAATACTCTATGTATATAAACCAgttgattataaaaataaaaataaaaataaacaaacctgttaaaaatcaataataagaatgacttgcaaaaaaaaatttgtggcCCGAAGTGTGCTTGATTATTATGCTTTGAGTCACAGTGAATAGAAATTCGCATAGCCTAGGCTCATTATCAATGGGTTTCTGCTAGCGTGTGActgaaattgattaaaattcaAGTACACCAAGAATGTGACGTCAAAAGGTTTGAATTTGCTTGGCAAATACCCGATAAGAATGGGGTATAAGAGTACTACTAACGTTAGTAACAACCAATTATGTTATAAATACTTGACTGACTCTCTCTAGAAAATCCTCATTCGGTTGTTAACAtatgctattattattatgttctCGATGTATTACTTTAAGCCaataattaatcaaacaaaaacgaaatgtgTCAGAAAGATCTTACTACTAGGTATTTTACAGCCTATCACTCTTAAGTTGTTACTTAATTAAGTATAATTTATTCCTAACAAATtgatgcaaattaattgatgtttttacaaatttctgacacaaaaagaaacgaaCAACGTAGAAAGTAATTAAGGAAATTGACTAGCATTGAGAAGTATCtgaattaaatgtaattatcattctataattatattttatttccacTTGCGATATACCGAGGACGTGTAATTACTTAGCGAGGCCAGCAACTTGTTGCTTAGTAgcttaataatattatacacTGTATTTGGGAGAGTTAAAATAGTTAGTAAAAGCGCGATAAAGTAAGcaacatacacatatgtacatacatacgtagaGTTAagagaaattaatttgttttgcattcacgaaataaaaaatggtTACTCTTAAAAGCCGGCAATGTTAAGCTTTAAGCTCACATAAAGTTTACGTTTCgttgtgaaaatatttactgATCCAATCGTAAGCTTTGTGCTTTTAGTGCTCTTACATGCTGAGCAAAAGCTTTGTGCTCTTGGATATTAAGCGCTGCACTTTTCGCTCTGCATTCAGTTCTAAATTAAAGCCTAGCACGTCAACTCCGTCTCTGCCGGACCAAAATGTCAGATAATAACTCTATTGTGAATCCCAATAAAAGTTTGGAGATACCCAAATGGATAAATCAAGAATATTTCGAAGCAGTGCTCCAGAAAGATGAACCAAACTGTGTGAAAATTGTTAAGTTTACACCGGTTGCAGCCATACCACCCGGCGAGAACTTTACCTCTGTAATGTTACGCATACATTTGGATTTGTCTATGAATGGTATATAGCAAAGCAGACTTTGAGCTTTCCATATTCATTGCTCTAATTCTATTGTGTTCCCAACAGATGGAAGTACCAAGCACAAAACCTATGTAGTGAAAACGATGCTGCCTGAAGATCGGGGAGGCAAACAGGTTAAGGAGGTCGGCATTTTTGATAAGGAGTTGCAAATGTACCAGAAGTATCTCCCGCAATTCGAAGCGATCTATAAAGATGCGGGAGAAGAGATACAATTGGCGCCAAAGTGTTTGCAAACCGAAGAACGTGACGATGGAATACACTTTATCTTTGAAGATCTGGGAGAATTGCAATTTCAGAATGTCGATCGCATAAAAGGATTGGATATGGAACATATGAAGACGCTTCTTTACAAATTAGCTGAGTTCCATGCGGTCGCTGCAGTTTATGTTGAGCGAAATGGACCATTTCCCAAAGAGTTCGATGAAGGTTTCATGACCCGAAAGTACCAAGAGATGCAAGACTCTGCCTTCAAGTTGAAACGTGAATCCTTTGTGAAATCTATGGCGGCTTGGGGTATGGAGAATTCTGAGCTATACACGAAGAGTTTTGTAAGTAGTATCAaagtttgaaattgaaaagcatTATATGatttagtttatttgtttagccCACTGCTGAGCAGTTTTCGAAGATGTGTTTACGGAATCTGGAATTAGATACTCAGAGTTTCAACACTCTCACACATGGAGATCTGTGGAGCAGTAATTTGCTATTTAAATATCAAGCCGATGGATCCATCGATCAAATGATCATGCTGGACTATCAGCTATGCAAATATGGAAGTCCTGCATTAGATTTGCTCTTCATTATTACCATATCTGCTGCCAACGACATTCGCCTGAAGGAATTTGATCACTTCGTCAGAATATATTGGGAACGCCTTGTTGACTGTCTGAAGCTGTTAAAGTACCAAAAGCCACTGCCAACTTTGAGGGAATTACAAAAATCCATGTACCATGAAAGTAACACCTTTTATCGTAAGTCAATTTATAAACTCAATTAGATTGTATATTTTGCTAATATGATTTTCTTTTGACTTGCAGCATTTTTTGCCATATTCAATCATCTGCCCGTTATACAATTTCCAAGCGATGAGCAAACTAGTCTGCATTCTTTAAGAGATGAATCTGAGGAGGGCGAGAAATTCCGGTGGAGACTGTTTACTAACCCAGCATATGCAGCTATCATGAAGGATCTTTACCCCTTTTTGGCCAACCGCGGTATCTTTCAGTTTACTGACTTTGAATAATCAATGAAAAAAGGTAAACAgtattaatcaattaaatctCACGACGACAACATTGCCGAATGCTATTTTGTACCCGATGACTTGTGAAACAATAAAGACTGCCAAAGTCGTGCGTAATCGATTGAGGAACTACCCTACATTAATCTATACTTATTATGACAATGACAATTAGACAGtgagtttttgtgtttttatatcAAGCAttattcaacaatttaaaGTGCAGAGTCAccattagtatttttgtttgaatgAATGCTCAGAATGCTAACAAGAAATGAGATTCAAATCTTACAATTGGATGACTTTCGAGGGGTATACTCTTAATGTTTATtaactttaaacaaaataaaataagaattgcAGGAAGATAGTTAGAAATCTAGCAATGTCATGCACAGCACAGCTATAAAGCCGATTAACACCTAGATCACGAAAAACTTACGatacaattaatatatttcatgaGCGCATGGTAAACACTATCAGTTAAACACCCAACTGGACTCGTTTTGATTTCATAATaaagaatatgaaaatataatatgtacgtatgtatgtggtGATGTGTTTCCCCAATTAAGCGAGTAATTGAAAGCGTTGATAAAAAAAGCCTAATCAGTTgtgcaaaaagttttttagAGTCGATTCGTTTATATAGGTGAGGCCAGTGCCAAAGTAGACGCTGTCAAAATCAGTTGTGTTTTGTGAGAATGTCCGACTCAAAGAACGAGATAGTGAACCCCAACGAACATCTAATCATACCCGATTGGATAACCGAAAAGTATTTCAAGGAAGTGCTCGACAAAGACGAACCTGACCATGTTAAAGTGCTCAAGTTTACACCTGTGGCGGCGATTCCTCCAGGAGAGAATTTTACCTCGATAATGCTGCGGATACATATCGACTTGGAGATGAAAGGCATGTTTAAATCAAAGAGTTCTTATCAGGCCAATACTGATTAAACATTTTCCTCTACATAGATGGCAGTACCAAACCAAAGACATACATCTTCAAGACCGTGCTGGCCAGCGATAGAGGTGGCGAAGAAATCGACTTATATGGCCTGTTCCCCAAGGAACAGATCATGTATAGCAAGTATCTGCCAGCCTTCGAGGCACTCTATAAAGAGGCTGGTGAGGATATCCAGTTGGCGCCCCAGTGTCTGCATACCGAGACCCGTGAGGGAAACATTCACTTCATCTTCGAGGATCTGGCAGTGAAAAAGTTTAAGAACGTCGATCGTATCAAGGGTCTGGACTTGGCACAGATGAAGCACGCTCTGCGTAAACTGGCCGAGTTTCATGCAGCTGGTTCGGTATATCAGGAGAGGAACGGTCCTTATTCTAGTGAATTTGATGAGGGCTTTGTTTCTACTAACGCCGAAAAATTCCTCAGAGACGGCTTCAGGATCAAGGAACAAACTTTCAAAAAATCCATGTCCACATGGGGCATGCCAGATGCCGAGAAATTTATCAAGAATTTCGTAAGGGGAAATAATTGAAAGCTACTAAATTTATTCAGGGAATAATATGTAATTCTCTTAGCCCACTGAAGATCAATATTTGGCCCAATGCATGAGCACTCTAGACGTTGATCCTGAGGAATTCAATACTTTAACCCATGGCGATTTCTGGTCAAGCAACTTGATGTGTAACTATTTGACCAATGGAGATGTGGATCAACTAATATTGGTCGACTTTCAAATCTGCAAATGGGGCAGTCCAGCCATAGATCTGTTGTTCTTCATCACCTTATCAGCAGCAAACGACATTCGCTTGAAAGAATTCGATAACTTTATCTGCATCTATTGGGAACGCTTAACAGAGTGCCTCAAActgttgaaatataaaaagc
Coding sequences:
- the LOC133836999 gene encoding uncharacterized protein LOC133836999, with translation MSDSKNEIVNPNEHLIIPDWITEKYFKEVLDKDEPDHVKVLKFTPVAAIPPGENFTSIMLRIHIDLEMKDGSTKPKTYIFKTVLASDRGGEEIDLYGLFPKEQIMYSKYLPAFEALYKEAGEDIQLAPQCLHTETREGNIHFIFEDLAVKKFKNVDRIKGLDLAQMKHALRKLAEFHAAGSVYQERNGPYSSEFDEGFVSTNAEKFLRDGFRIKEQTFKKSMSTWGMPDAEKFIKNFPTEDQYLAQCMSTLDVDPEEFNTLTHGDFWSSNLMCNYLTNGDVDQLILVDFQICKWGSPAIDLLFFITLSAANDIRLKEFDNFICIYWERLTECLKLLKYKKPLPELRELQSSLYKKNNSFYAFFALMNHLPLILFPSDKDNNLHSMLAETEEAENLRLRLFSNPLYGKVMKDLYPFYYNRGLFNFDDYSKN
- the LOC133837000 gene encoding uncharacterized protein LOC133837000, translating into MSDNNSIVNPNKSLEIPKWINQEYFEAVLQKDEPNCVKIVKFTPVAAIPPGENFTSVMLRIHLDLSMNDGSTKHKTYVVKTMLPEDRGGKQVKEVGIFDKELQMYQKYLPQFEAIYKDAGEEIQLAPKCLQTEERDDGIHFIFEDLGELQFQNVDRIKGLDMEHMKTLLYKLAEFHAVAAVYVERNGPFPKEFDEGFMTRKYQEMQDSAFKLKRESFVKSMAAWGMENSELYTKSFPTAEQFSKMCLRNLELDTQSFNTLTHGDLWSSNLLFKYQADGSIDQMIMLDYQLCKYGSPALDLLFIITISAANDIRLKEFDHFVRIYWERLVDCLKLLKYQKPLPTLRELQKSMYHESNTFYPFFAIFNHLPVIQFPSDEQTSLHSLRDESEEGEKFRWRLFTNPAYAAIMKDLYPFLANRGIFQFTDFE
- the LOC133838232 gene encoding uncharacterized protein LOC133838232, which codes for MAPNNNSDSNVSENPNEYLVIPKWINEEYFRPILEKEVDDFVSIKKFTVIAATPPGENFTSVMVRVIVDIETKDGSEKNLRYILKTTLESDKGGDLVAGMNFFPKEKEMYQVQIPNYIKLYKEAGVDIELAPKCVHIDETPEGITLVMEDLKQQNFENIDRLQGFDMEHMTRVLRKVAELHAASVVNHERNGQYADMFYQSLFNETNRPMFEGMSAMRMVQYVEAMRQWNLPDVEEYIKLIPTPREFFDSGINLNQVDESEFNVLNHGDLWCNNIMFSGDRTLFVDLQIAKWGSPAQDLWYLITSSASLDIKVKEFDHFIEIYHTRLVECLKLLKYSKPIPTLRELHIMMIKHGNWAMSTANGVLVIVVLPSDKDASINTMMMPGPEGDAFRYKIFTNPRYEKAMVQLYPFLKNKGLL